One Cyanobium sp. AMD-g genomic window carries:
- a CDS encoding glycosyltransferase family 39 protein: MPALPRPQRRRLLLITLLLGLVLYAWQLGSTGLVDETPPLFAASARAMAETGDWLIPRVNGLPRYDKPPLVYWLMGLVYALPGQDQWNPLGTWAARFPSALAAIGVMLALADTLLRWPQPPSAGRVPGAVAVRPGLTALTAALAFGLSPLALAWGRTAVSDSLFSGLVALALLLCWQAYADPARPWWLPWPVLGLAVLTKGPVAGVLLAITLLLFGWLQADIAGLWRRLQPLRGLALTALVALPWYLLALHSEGRPFWDSFFGYHNLQRFTEVVNRHLQPWWFFLPVMLVASLPVSPLLLVGLARAIGPLRRSWCPTLPHPPAASLARFAACWLLAVLLFFTAAATKLPSYWLPATPAAALLVALAAQTAWTGGGGRPWERWAWGLSLLLVTGLGLVFLAARLWLPLINDPEMPTLAAELDGSPLVPLVAACWLLAALLGWLCRRRRPPLRLLALQLPLVLFVPTALLPLWSVGDRLRGEPVRRMAAALQREGRPGEPVAMVGVLKPSLHYYGRRVVIYEGIGVEGPINLAERLRRERRAGQQPSPPDAQPTVLVVIDQTTARAPFWRHLGASEIASAGVYRLWRLDRRRLEASVAQLRRNGIAPDWQAPRPERY, from the coding sequence TTGCCCGCCCTGCCCCGCCCCCAGCGCCGCCGGTTGCTGTTGATCACCTTGCTGCTGGGCTTGGTGCTCTACGCCTGGCAACTGGGCAGCACGGGCCTGGTGGATGAAACGCCGCCCCTGTTCGCGGCATCGGCGCGGGCCATGGCGGAAACGGGCGACTGGCTCATCCCGCGGGTCAACGGCCTGCCCCGCTACGACAAGCCGCCCCTGGTGTACTGGCTGATGGGGCTCGTCTACGCCCTGCCCGGCCAGGACCAATGGAATCCCCTGGGCACCTGGGCCGCCCGGTTTCCCTCTGCCCTGGCCGCCATCGGCGTGATGCTGGCCCTGGCGGACACCCTGCTGCGCTGGCCCCAGCCCCCCTCCGCCGGCCGGGTGCCGGGTGCGGTGGCCGTACGGCCGGGGCTGACGGCCCTCACCGCCGCCCTGGCCTTCGGCCTCTCCCCCCTGGCCCTGGCCTGGGGACGCACGGCCGTGAGTGATTCCCTGTTCAGCGGCCTGGTGGCCCTGGCGCTGTTGCTCTGCTGGCAGGCCTATGCCGACCCGGCGCGGCCCTGGTGGCTGCCGTGGCCCGTGCTGGGGCTGGCCGTGCTGACCAAGGGGCCGGTGGCCGGAGTGTTGCTGGCGATCACCCTGCTGCTGTTCGGCTGGCTCCAGGCCGACATCGCTGGGCTCTGGCGGCGGCTGCAGCCCCTGCGGGGCCTGGCGCTCACGGCCCTGGTGGCCCTGCCCTGGTATCTGCTGGCACTCCACAGCGAAGGCCGACCCTTCTGGGACAGTTTCTTCGGCTACCACAACCTGCAGCGGTTCACCGAGGTGGTGAACCGCCACCTGCAGCCGTGGTGGTTTTTCCTGCCGGTGATGCTGGTGGCCAGCCTGCCGGTGTCGCCGCTGCTGCTGGTGGGGCTGGCCCGGGCCATCGGCCCGCTGCGACGCTCCTGGTGCCCCACCCTGCCGCACCCCCCTGCCGCCTCGTTGGCCCGCTTCGCCGCCTGCTGGCTCCTGGCGGTGCTGCTGTTCTTCACCGCCGCCGCCACCAAGCTGCCGAGCTACTGGTTGCCGGCCACGCCCGCCGCGGCCCTGCTGGTCGCCCTGGCGGCCCAGACGGCCTGGACCGGCGGTGGCGGCCGCCCCTGGGAGCGCTGGGCCTGGGGCCTGAGCCTGTTGCTGGTGACGGGCCTGGGGCTGGTGTTCCTTGCGGCCCGCCTCTGGCTGCCCCTGATCAACGATCCAGAGATGCCCACGCTGGCGGCGGAGCTCGACGGCAGCCCGCTGGTGCCCCTGGTGGCCGCCTGCTGGCTGCTGGCGGCCCTGCTGGGCTGGCTCTGCCGCCGCCGCCGCCCCCCCCTGCGACTGCTGGCCCTGCAACTGCCGCTGGTGCTGTTCGTTCCCACGGCCCTGCTGCCCCTGTGGAGCGTGGGCGATCGCCTGCGGGGCGAGCCCGTGCGCCGGATGGCGGCGGCCCTGCAGCGCGAGGGCCGTCCCGGCGAGCCCGTGGCGATGGTGGGCGTCCTCAAGCCCTCGCTGCACTACTACGGGCGGCGGGTGGTGATCTACGAGGGCATCGGAGTGGAGGGGCCCATCAACCTGGCGGAGCGGCTGCGCCGGGAGCGCCGGGCGGGCCAGCAGCCAAGCCCACCGGACGCCCAGCCCACGGTCCTGGTGGTGATCGACCAGACCACTGCCCGCGCCCCTTTCTGGCGCCACCTGGGGGCCAGCGAGATCGCCAGTGCCGGGGTGTATCGGCTCTGGCGCCTCGACCGCCGCCGCCTTGAGGCGTCGGTGGCCCAGCTGCGCCGGAATGGCATCGCTCCCGACTGGCAGGCGCCCCGGCCGGAGCGGTACTAA
- a CDS encoding MFS transporter: MSPSGKIERGLAGVLALPGFRRLWIGQVFSQLADKFYIVLMVFLIAQYWVTDTPQSNAALAEAAAAFRMSFETRAQMITLLATGIYVANTVPAMLLGTVAGVWADRWPKRTVMVASNGLRAALVMLAPLCLLPGPMWLGLSWGYWALVVMTFFESVLTQFFAPAEQAAIPLLVSYPQLLAANSVYQATSMAATIVGFALGDPILRLLRTLLAQVGIPGGEFVLLPLCYGAAAVAIAGIEISEPPREPRSISVWEEIGEGVQVLRERPKVRSAMIQLVLLYSLLAALYVLAISLAAAIGGLGPTRFGVLLAMSGLGLAVGALAMAQLGERFSRRGLASAGLGTIAWCLVLLGQLRGNLVFTLLLCGLLGVGAALLAIPAQTTIQEDTPENQRGRVFGLQNNLINIALSLPLVLAGTVVSRYGLLPVLWGLAAIAAIAALSERPWRSS; the protein is encoded by the coding sequence ATGAGCCCGAGCGGCAAGATCGAACGGGGACTGGCCGGAGTCCTTGCCCTGCCGGGGTTCCGGCGGCTTTGGATCGGCCAGGTGTTTTCCCAGCTGGCGGACAAGTTCTACATCGTGCTGATGGTGTTCCTGATCGCCCAGTACTGGGTGACGGACACGCCGCAGAGCAACGCGGCCCTCGCCGAGGCGGCCGCGGCCTTCCGGATGAGTTTCGAGACCCGGGCCCAGATGATCACCCTGCTGGCCACCGGCATCTACGTGGCCAACACCGTGCCGGCGATGCTGCTGGGGACGGTGGCGGGCGTCTGGGCCGACCGCTGGCCGAAGCGCACCGTGATGGTGGCCTCTAACGGCCTGCGTGCGGCCCTGGTGATGCTGGCCCCCCTGTGCCTGCTGCCGGGGCCGATGTGGCTGGGGCTCAGCTGGGGCTACTGGGCCCTGGTGGTCATGACGTTCTTTGAATCGGTGCTGACCCAGTTCTTCGCGCCGGCCGAGCAGGCGGCCATCCCGCTGCTGGTGAGCTATCCCCAGCTGCTCGCCGCCAATTCGGTGTACCAGGCCACCAGCATGGCCGCCACCATCGTCGGTTTCGCCCTCGGTGATCCGATCCTGCGCCTGCTGCGCACCCTCCTGGCCCAGGTGGGCATCCCCGGCGGCGAATTCGTGCTGTTGCCGCTGTGTTACGGCGCTGCGGCCGTGGCCATCGCCGGCATCGAGATCTCCGAACCGCCGCGGGAGCCACGCTCCATCTCCGTCTGGGAGGAGATCGGCGAAGGGGTCCAGGTGCTGCGGGAGCGTCCCAAGGTGCGCAGCGCCATGATCCAGCTGGTGCTGCTCTACAGCCTGCTCGCGGCCCTCTACGTGCTGGCCATCAGCCTGGCGGCGGCGATCGGCGGGCTGGGTCCCACCCGCTTCGGGGTGCTGCTGGCCATGAGCGGGCTGGGGTTGGCGGTGGGGGCCCTGGCGATGGCCCAGCTGGGCGAACGTTTCAGCCGGCGGGGCCTGGCCAGCGCAGGACTGGGAACCATCGCCTGGTGCCTGGTGCTGCTGGGCCAGCTGCGCGGCAACCTGGTGTTCACCCTGCTGCTCTGCGGCCTGCTGGGGGTGGGCGCGGCCCTGCTGGCGATCCCCGCCCAGACCACGATCCAGGAAGACACCCCGGAAAACCAGCGGGGCCGGGTGTTCGGCCTGCAGAACAACCTGATCAACATCGCCCTCAGCCTGCCCCTGGTGCTGGCGGGCACCGTGGTCAGCCGCTATGGGCTGCTGCCGGTGCTGTGGGGGCTGGCGGCCATCGCGGCCATCGCCGCCCTGAGTGAACGCCCCTGGCGCAGCAGCTGA
- the recO gene encoding DNA repair protein RecO, which produces MPEGHLEGLALTCRPLGEHDRLLTLLSETEGLTRLAVPGARRPKSSLAAAVPLAHLFLQVGGGRGLRRVRQLRMLRNYSGLAQRLETLAAAQALAELCLKLVPADAPAPGVLADLLLQLGRLEAVVTDRAERVEALAVAVQGSVHLLALGGFALPLQHCVRSGAPLLPPIGDWAWRCSLLPSEGLAIGAIPGARVMLNPSELALLQRLTRPALPRRRDGQLMGPEVVWLHLLDLVESWCGEHLGQRPRAFRLLRTACDPMPSQPSEPA; this is translated from the coding sequence GTGCCTGAAGGCCACCTCGAGGGCCTGGCGCTCACCTGTCGCCCCCTGGGCGAACACGACCGACTGCTCACCCTGCTCAGCGAGACCGAAGGCCTCACCCGGCTGGCGGTGCCGGGGGCACGCCGTCCGAAGAGCAGCCTGGCGGCGGCGGTGCCCCTGGCCCACCTGTTTCTTCAGGTGGGGGGCGGCCGTGGCCTGCGGCGGGTGCGCCAGCTGCGGATGCTGCGCAACTACAGCGGCCTGGCCCAGCGGCTGGAGACCCTGGCCGCCGCCCAGGCCCTGGCCGAGCTCTGCCTGAAACTCGTTCCCGCCGATGCTCCCGCCCCGGGCGTGCTCGCCGACCTGCTGCTCCAGCTGGGGCGTCTGGAGGCGGTGGTGACCGACCGCGCTGAGCGGGTGGAGGCCCTGGCGGTGGCCGTGCAGGGAAGCGTCCACCTGCTGGCCCTGGGGGGCTTCGCCCTGCCCCTGCAGCACTGCGTCCGCAGCGGCGCCCCGCTTCTGCCGCCGATCGGCGACTGGGCCTGGCGCTGCAGCCTGCTACCCAGCGAAGGGCTGGCGATCGGCGCCATACCGGGGGCCCGGGTGATGCTCAACCCCTCCGAGCTGGCCCTGCTGCAGCGGCTGACGCGCCCCGCCCTGCCCCGCCGCCGCGACGGCCAGCTGATGGGGCCGGAGGTGGTGTGGCTGCACCTGCTGGATCTGGTGGAGTCCTGGTGCGGGGAGCATCTCGGTCAGAGACCCCGAGCCTTCAGACTGCTGCGGACCGCCTGCGACCCCATGCCCTCCCAACCGTCCGAGCCAGCATGA
- a CDS encoding DMT family transporter: protein MPRTLRWVLMLLPFALWGTAMAAMKPLLVGTSPAMLASLRLLPAGLVLLLAARLLGRSWRIDPVDVPWLLLFAAVDGSLFQGLLARGLGQTGAGLGSVLIDSQPLLVALLARTLFGEAINPVGWLGLLIGLLGILCLGLPGEVLRHWWLQGPPALQGQAWSHGEAWMLGAAAAMALGTVLCRYATRRSDPVAVTGWHMLLGGVPLLLVAGGESLLRPAAVAFWPHWSLGQWGLMAYAALLGSALAYGLFFWFASSGDLTGFTALTFLTPVFAVLCGVLLLEERLDPLQWLGAVLALISVLLINQRGRLWQPAAP, encoded by the coding sequence ATGCCCCGGACCCTGCGCTGGGTGTTGATGCTTCTGCCCTTCGCCCTGTGGGGCACAGCGATGGCGGCCATGAAGCCGTTGCTGGTGGGGACCTCCCCGGCGATGCTGGCCAGCCTGCGGCTGCTGCCCGCCGGGCTGGTGCTGCTGCTGGCGGCCCGCCTGCTGGGACGCTCCTGGCGCATCGATCCGGTGGATGTCCCCTGGTTGCTGCTGTTCGCGGCCGTCGACGGCAGCCTGTTCCAGGGGTTGCTGGCCCGGGGACTGGGCCAGACCGGGGCGGGCCTCGGCTCGGTGCTGATCGATTCCCAGCCCCTGCTGGTGGCCCTGCTGGCCCGCACCCTGTTCGGCGAGGCGATCAACCCGGTGGGCTGGCTGGGCCTGTTGATCGGCCTGCTGGGCATCCTCTGCCTGGGGCTCCCCGGGGAGGTGCTGCGCCACTGGTGGCTGCAGGGGCCACCGGCCCTGCAGGGGCAGGCCTGGAGCCACGGTGAAGCCTGGATGCTGGGGGCGGCGGCGGCGATGGCCCTGGGCACCGTGCTCTGCCGCTACGCCACCCGGCGCAGCGATCCGGTCGCCGTCACCGGCTGGCACATGCTCCTGGGCGGCGTGCCCCTGCTGCTGGTGGCCGGCGGTGAATCCCTGCTGCGGCCTGCGGCTGTCGCCTTCTGGCCCCACTGGAGCCTGGGCCAGTGGGGCCTGATGGCCTACGCGGCCCTGTTGGGCAGTGCCCTGGCCTACGGCCTGTTTTTCTGGTTCGCCAGCAGCGGCGATCTCACCGGCTTCACCGCTCTCACGTTCCTGACGCCGGTGTTCGCGGTGCTCTGCGGCGTGCTGCTGCTTGAGGAACGGCTGGATCCGCTGCAGTGGCTCGGTGCCGTGCTCGCCCTGATCTCGGTGCTGCTGATCAACCAGCGCGGCCGGCTCTGGCAGCCAGCCGCGCCATGA
- a CDS encoding response regulator transcription factor produces MNSPLSLQGRSAQRAIVPTATQVMTCPERPTSERPTVSIVDDDPHIRAMVAEELADAGCDVRTLTNGLGLQKALGEGGIDLVILDVQMPDCDGIECLRDLRAHGFTVPVVIFTSLNDPERRRQAQEAGADDYVLKHELLAKLPDLLERLLPKRSENSPL; encoded by the coding sequence ATGAACTCACCCCTCTCCCTTCAGGGACGTTCGGCCCAGCGGGCGATCGTCCCCACCGCCACCCAGGTCATGACCTGCCCTGAACGGCCAACGTCCGAACGACCCACCGTCTCGATCGTCGACGATGACCCCCACATCCGAGCCATGGTGGCCGAAGAGCTGGCGGACGCCGGCTGCGACGTCCGCACCCTCACCAATGGCCTGGGCCTCCAGAAGGCGCTGGGAGAAGGTGGAATCGATCTGGTCATCCTCGACGTGCAGATGCCCGACTGCGACGGCATCGAATGCCTGCGTGATCTGCGCGCCCACGGTTTCACCGTGCCGGTGGTGATCTTCACCTCCTTGAACGATCCCGAACGGCGCCGACAGGCCCAGGAGGCTGGCGCCGACGACTATGTGCTGAAGCACGAACTGCTCGCCAAGCTGCCCGATCTGCTGGAGCGGCTCCTGCCCAAGCGGAGCGAGAACAGTCCCCTGTGA
- a CDS encoding glycosyltransferase, producing MSRTLLFVHQNFPGQYRHLVPALQRRGDRVVAIGGPTSRPLPGVPLHRYDPLPAGGVPPCHPWAADFQIKVLRAEAVAGCLASLLQAGLRPDLVIGHPGWGELLVVKDLLPDVPVLHQVEFIYQLQGADVGFDPEFADADWRLRARLRLRRAPQLLALQDLDWGLAPTPWQASTVPAPFRQRLSVIHEGIDTAAIAPQGAARLQLQRAGLSFAPGDELVSFVARNLEPYRGFHTFMRMLPLLQRLRPRAQVVIVGGEGLSYGSAPPGGGSWKEAMLQELGEDLDRSRIHFVGRVPHPELHELFRVTACHVYLTVPFVLSWSLLEAMSCGALVIGSATAPVQDVITDGHNGLLVDFFDHRALAERLAAVLADPSSHLGLRQEARRTVVERFDLIRVCLPRQLELVDRLIA from the coding sequence ATGAGCCGCACGCTGTTGTTCGTTCACCAGAACTTCCCCGGCCAGTACCGCCACCTGGTGCCGGCCCTGCAGCGCCGCGGTGATCGGGTGGTCGCCATCGGTGGCCCCACCAGCCGGCCCCTGCCTGGCGTCCCGCTGCACCGCTACGACCCGCTGCCGGCCGGTGGGGTGCCCCCCTGCCACCCCTGGGCAGCTGATTTCCAGATCAAGGTGCTGCGGGCCGAGGCGGTGGCCGGCTGCCTCGCGTCCCTGCTGCAGGCAGGCCTGCGGCCCGATCTGGTCATCGGCCATCCCGGCTGGGGCGAGCTGCTGGTGGTGAAGGATCTGCTGCCGGACGTCCCGGTCCTGCACCAGGTCGAGTTCATCTATCAGCTGCAGGGGGCAGACGTGGGGTTCGACCCGGAGTTCGCCGACGCCGACTGGCGGCTGCGGGCCCGGTTGCGGTTGCGGCGGGCCCCCCAGCTTCTCGCCCTCCAGGATCTGGACTGGGGGCTGGCCCCCACCCCCTGGCAGGCCAGCACCGTGCCAGCTCCGTTCCGCCAGCGGCTGAGCGTCATCCATGAGGGCATCGATACCGCCGCCATCGCCCCGCAGGGGGCCGCCCGGCTGCAGCTGCAGCGCGCCGGTCTGAGCTTCGCCCCCGGTGACGAACTGGTGAGCTTCGTGGCCCGGAATCTGGAGCCCTATCGCGGCTTCCACACCTTCATGCGCATGCTGCCTCTGCTGCAGCGGCTGCGTCCCAGGGCCCAGGTGGTGATCGTGGGCGGGGAGGGGCTGAGCTACGGCTCGGCCCCGCCCGGTGGTGGCAGCTGGAAGGAGGCGATGCTCCAGGAACTGGGTGAGGACCTCGATCGCTCCCGGATCCATTTCGTCGGCCGCGTGCCGCACCCGGAGCTGCACGAGCTGTTCCGGGTCACGGCCTGCCATGTGTATCTCACCGTTCCCTTCGTGCTCAGCTGGAGCCTGCTGGAGGCGATGAGCTGCGGCGCCCTGGTGATCGGCTCGGCCACGGCACCGGTGCAGGACGTGATCACCGATGGCCACAACGGCCTGCTGGTGGATTTCTTCGACCACCGGGCCCTGGCCGAGCGGTTGGCGGCCGTGCTGGCCGATCCCTCGTCCCACCTTGGGCTGCGGCAGGAAGCGCGACGGACCGTGGTGGAGCGGTTTGATCTGATCCGGGTGTGCCTGCCCCGGCAGCTTGAACTTGTGGACCGGCTGATCGCCTGA
- a CDS encoding cell wall metabolism sensor histidine kinase WalK produces the protein MTTQPPVPPQAGSPAQRWRHRLFGSLLGQLRLAAFTSVFLGFTAASAFTVLINQQCLLRQQQAGQRLTAGSLTLSLDQSSSDPSPGNASHLRQELDRLSVKERFFWVQHSDGSLVVPRPSSSQTTAFSGLVEQSMAAPKGPWPGPSITPLLIGTDYRLVKDLEGNSYLSHPLHRSAEGSQLWVAEDISPNITTLRTMLLGLLGVWILCLVLTLVAISILTRRILQPLRDLHLMAAGVTSESLATSHLKLERAPLEVAELAGSFNDLLDRLALAWSQQRHFVGLVSHELRNPLMIIGGYLRRLQRRGQNLDPEQMRALATTEAETHRITRMLNDLLDLSRSESGQLQMVLAPVAVDEVLTTACDLARSQLSRPLLLTLPKEAAEGPIKAVAETDRLQQVLLNLIENADKYSPPGRPINLDLSQGAGTLCISVQDQGIGIAPEDIPKVFDRFHRGRNAIEHERGSGLGLSVVKLLVEAMGGSIDVESEIAVGSRFHIHLPAA, from the coding sequence GTGACGACCCAGCCACCCGTCCCCCCCCAGGCTGGGTCGCCTGCCCAACGCTGGCGGCACCGCCTGTTCGGCAGCCTGCTCGGCCAGCTCAGGCTGGCGGCCTTCACGTCGGTGTTCCTTGGATTCACCGCCGCTTCGGCTTTCACCGTGCTGATCAATCAGCAGTGCCTGCTGCGCCAGCAACAGGCGGGGCAACGGCTGACGGCGGGCTCGCTCACGCTCTCGCTCGATCAGAGCAGCAGCGACCCCTCCCCGGGAAATGCCAGCCACCTGCGCCAGGAACTGGATCGCCTCAGTGTCAAGGAGCGCTTCTTCTGGGTGCAGCACAGCGACGGCTCCCTGGTGGTGCCAAGGCCCAGTTCCAGCCAGACCACGGCCTTTTCAGGGCTCGTCGAGCAGTCCATGGCGGCGCCCAAGGGCCCCTGGCCCGGGCCCAGCATCACGCCGCTGTTGATCGGGACGGACTACCGGCTGGTGAAGGACCTTGAGGGCAACAGCTACCTCAGCCATCCCCTGCATCGCTCCGCCGAAGGCAGCCAGCTGTGGGTGGCCGAGGACATCAGCCCCAACATCACCACGCTGCGCACCATGCTGCTGGGGCTGCTCGGGGTCTGGATCCTGTGCCTTGTCCTCACCCTGGTGGCGATCTCGATCCTGACGCGACGCATCCTCCAGCCCCTGCGCGATCTCCATCTGATGGCGGCTGGTGTGACGTCGGAAAGCCTCGCCACCAGCCACCTCAAGCTGGAGCGGGCGCCCCTGGAAGTGGCGGAGCTGGCAGGGTCCTTCAATGACCTCCTCGACCGGCTGGCCCTGGCCTGGAGCCAGCAGCGGCACTTCGTGGGGCTCGTCTCGCACGAGCTGCGCAACCCCCTGATGATCATCGGCGGCTATCTGCGCCGCCTGCAGCGCCGCGGCCAGAACCTGGATCCGGAGCAGATGCGTGCCCTGGCCACCACCGAGGCCGAGACCCACCGCATCACCCGCATGCTCAACGACCTGCTGGATCTTTCCCGCAGCGAATCCGGCCAGTTGCAGATGGTGCTGGCGCCGGTGGCGGTGGATGAGGTGCTCACCACCGCCTGCGACCTGGCCCGCAGCCAGCTGTCACGCCCCCTGCTGCTCACCCTGCCCAAGGAGGCCGCTGAGGGGCCGATCAAGGCCGTGGCCGAAACCGACCGCCTGCAGCAGGTGCTGCTCAACCTGATCGAGAACGCCGACAAGTATTCGCCTCCTGGCCGGCCGATCAACCTCGATCTGTCCCAGGGCGCAGGGACGCTGTGCATCAGCGTCCAGGACCAGGGCATCGGCATCGCCCCCGAGGACATCCCCAAGGTGTTTGACCGCTTCCACCGCGGCCGCAACGCCATCGAGCATGAGCGGGGCTCAGGGCTGGGCCTGTCGGTGGTGAAGCTGTTGGTGGAGGCGATGGGGGGCTCCATCGACGTCGAGAGCGAGATCGCGGTCGGGAGCCGCTTCCACATCCACCTGCCGGCGGCTTAG
- the deoC gene encoding deoxyribose-phosphate aldolase: protein MTPERQAERPDLAPLIDHALLDPHQGQEAILRCCDEARHFGFAGVCLASRWLPLARERLPVDGAVKLIAVVGFPFGAIPTAIKRAEAEWAAAAGADELDVVPDFGALADGDGTAVLDDLAAITDLGLPVKVILEVGRLDPEALALLVEVSIDAGVRYLKTGSGFGPPVTADQVGQLMALARGRAAVKASGGIADLEQALALVAAGASRLGTSRGVALMQALRAGA, encoded by the coding sequence GTGACACCTGAACGGCAAGCGGAACGTCCCGATCTCGCCCCCCTGATCGACCACGCCCTTCTGGACCCGCACCAGGGCCAGGAGGCGATTCTGCGCTGCTGCGATGAGGCCCGCCACTTCGGTTTTGCCGGCGTGTGCCTGGCCTCGCGCTGGCTGCCGCTGGCCCGCGAACGGCTGCCGGTCGACGGGGCGGTGAAACTGATCGCCGTGGTGGGGTTCCCCTTTGGAGCCATCCCTACGGCGATCAAACGGGCCGAGGCCGAGTGGGCCGCCGCCGCCGGTGCCGACGAACTGGATGTGGTACCGGATTTCGGCGCCCTCGCCGATGGTGACGGCACTGCCGTGCTCGACGACCTGGCGGCCATCACCGACCTGGGCCTGCCGGTGAAGGTGATCCTGGAGGTGGGCCGCCTCGACCCCGAGGCCCTGGCCCTGCTGGTGGAGGTCAGCATCGATGCCGGCGTTCGCTACCTCAAGACAGGCAGCGGTTTCGGGCCTCCGGTGACGGCCGACCAGGTGGGGCAACTGATGGCCCTGGCCCGGGGCCGCGCCGCGGTGAAGGCCTCCGGGGGCATTGCCGATCTGGAGCAGGCGCTGGCCCTGGTGGCAGCTGGAGCCAGCCGGTTGGGCACCAGCCGGGGCGTGGCCCTGATGCAGGCCCTGCGCGCCGGTGCCTGA
- a CDS encoding glycosyltransferase family 4 protein, protein MMHVAWLGKKSPFCGNVTYGLSTTEALRQRGHSVSFIHFDTPTPSLGRPEAGSGDLPPLGGPDQNPEVALPYLVKSQVYTIPSPGAQRELRESLERQRPDLVHASLTLSPLDFRLPDLCQQLGLPLVATFHPPFDAGLRNLTAGTQQLTYQLYAPSLAKFDRVIVFSELQAEVLVRLGVRRERLAVIPNGVDTDTWAPAVPGSEPELAQLRLRVGGRRVFLYMGRVATEKNVEALLKAWRLVRPQGCVLVIVGDGPLRSSLQSGTEADVIWWGYEASRARRVALLQLAEVFLLPSLVEGLSLALLEAMACGTACVATDAGADGEVLEGGAGIVISTQGVTTQLRTLLPVLRDQPVLTAELGRRARNRALERYTLTGNIDALEKLYQELCPQPVAA, encoded by the coding sequence GTGATGCACGTTGCCTGGTTGGGCAAGAAATCGCCGTTCTGCGGCAATGTCACCTACGGCCTGAGCACCACCGAAGCTCTGCGGCAGCGCGGCCACTCGGTGAGCTTCATTCACTTCGACACGCCCACCCCCTCCCTGGGACGCCCCGAGGCGGGTTCGGGGGATCTGCCGCCCCTGGGAGGGCCGGACCAGAACCCCGAGGTGGCCCTGCCTTACCTGGTGAAGTCGCAGGTGTACACGATTCCCTCCCCTGGCGCCCAGAGGGAGTTGCGGGAGTCTTTGGAGCGGCAGCGGCCCGATCTGGTCCACGCCAGCCTCACCCTCTCCCCCCTCGACTTCCGGCTGCCCGACCTCTGTCAGCAGCTGGGGCTGCCGTTGGTGGCCACCTTCCATCCCCCCTTCGACGCCGGGCTGCGCAACCTCACCGCGGGCACCCAGCAGCTGACCTACCAGCTCTACGCGCCCTCCCTGGCGAAGTTCGATCGGGTGATCGTGTTCTCCGAGCTGCAGGCCGAGGTGCTGGTGCGCCTGGGGGTGCGGCGCGAGCGGCTGGCGGTGATTCCCAATGGCGTGGACACCGACACCTGGGCGCCAGCGGTCCCGGGCAGCGAACCCGAACTGGCCCAGCTGCGCCTGAGGGTGGGCGGCCGACGCGTGTTCCTCTACATGGGCCGGGTGGCCACGGAAAAGAACGTTGAGGCCCTGCTGAAGGCCTGGCGGCTGGTGCGCCCCCAGGGCTGCGTGCTCGTGATCGTGGGGGACGGCCCCCTGCGCTCCTCCCTCCAGAGCGGAACGGAGGCCGATGTGATCTGGTGGGGCTACGAGGCCAGCCGGGCCCGGCGGGTCGCCCTGCTGCAGCTCGCCGAGGTGTTCCTGCTGCCCTCACTCGTGGAGGGGCTCTCCCTGGCCCTGCTGGAGGCCATGGCCTGCGGCACCGCCTGCGTGGCCACCGATGCCGGTGCCGACGGGGAGGTGCTGGAGGGCGGTGCGGGCATCGTGATCAGCACCCAGGGTGTCACCACCCAGCTGCGCACCCTGCTGCCGGTGTTGCGGGACCAACCGGTGCTGACCGCGGAACTGGGACGGCGGGCCCGCAACAGAGCCCTGGAGCGCTACACCCTGACCGGCAACATTGACGCTCTTGAGAAGCTTTACCAGGAGCTCTGCCCCCAACCGGTGGCGGCATGA